The Dyadobacter sandarakinus DNA window AGACGAAAGGGGGAGCCGGATACTGCCTGGCAAGAAAACATTTTCAGAAATCCCTGCATTTACCATGTTACAGGCTACCGATCAAGTAGCCCATCCATGTTACTGCCCTATCACAATCTTTCGGGTTGTTTCCGTGGCGTTCGTAAGGATCTCTTTTGCCCTTAAAATCAAATGCTGGACGTTGCAGTTAGCATCAGAGAAATGGCTGTCCAGCTTCGTGGGCCTGCGATCGGCGGCCCGACAGACTGGAACGCGAAGGCTAAGCAGTTGAAGGTATCCTGGTTACGAGCACAACAAGCTGCTCAGTCAGGTCAAACAGGACGGTCTGACCTCGACGAAGATCGTCCGGGAAAGAAAGAGTTTAAATACAAATGATCCGTCGGTTGCACGAAAACAAACTTCACCAAGGCGGACTTTTCCTTGATTTTACTTCTTATTTCATGGATGGCAGCGTTTATCTCTGCACTTGTCATATCGTCACGGAAAACGACCATGACAATCATAACGATTTCATTGGGGGACAGATAATTGGAAAGAATTTCCGGGACTGAGACTACACCGTTGACCTCGTCTACCAGCGCTTTGATCTTCACTTTCGTTTCCCGGGCAACACCTTCACCCATTAACAGACTTCTGCTTTCCCGGGCCAGGATGATGGATACAATAATCAACAGGATACCAACCAGCAGCGATGCAACCCCATCCAATACCGGCATGTTGAGCAAATGTCCCAGGTAAAGGCAAACACCCACAATCACCAGACCAATCACGGCGGCTAAATCTTCGAAAAGGACCAGAAATGTAGACGGATCTTTGCTTTTCACAATCGCTTCCCACCAGCCCAAATCGCCTTTCACATGGTTAAATTCCTTTGCAGCAATGACCAGGGACGTACCTTCGAATAAAATGGACAGTACCAATACAATATAACTCAGCTTAGGATTTCCCAGCGCCTCCGGCCGGATGATATGAATGATACCCTGGTAAACCGACAATCCCCCACCCAATCCAAAGATCAGGATCGAAACGATAAACGACCAGAAATACAGCTCTTTACCATATCCGAAAGGGTGCGTAGCATCGGGCTCTTTGTGGCTCCGGCTGATTCCCAGCAGCAACAGCAACTGATTGACCGTGTCGACCAGGGAATGGATGCCCTCGGAAATCATCGATGCACTGTTGCTGAAACTTCCTGCCACAAATTTTGTAACAGAAATCAGAAGATTAGCGCCGAGCGCACTGTATATAGAAGTTTTAGAAGATGACATGTAGGTCTGTGAGGCTTGTAAAAAGTGATTCAGATACGCAGGATCGTAATCCCGTTACCTGTGCTTTAACTCTCAGATAATGCCATGCCCGGATCCTTGTTTTGAAGCAGATTAACACAAAAAATTCAGGATAAAAGTTTTCAGCCGGTTTGCGGTTACGATGGTTAAATGACTTAAACCTTTGTTGGTCAGTTCTTCTGGTATGCATGTCCGGCACAGGTTCCCGTGGAAAATGGCAAGCATTGCGTGGATTTTGTCAAGTCTCAGGCCGCCCGGATCAGGAACTTTGTGCTAACAAGAAAACAAGATCAGCAATGAAAAAGACAGTGTTAGTAACAGGTGCATCCTCAGGTATCGGCCGGCAGACGGCCAGGTTGTTCCGGCAAAATGGGTGGAATGTGATAGCCAGCATGCGTAACCCTGAAAACGAGACGGAATTGAATGCATTGGAAAATGTATGGGTGAGCAGACTGGATGTTACAGACCAGGCAAGCATCGACCGGACTATTTCGGAAGGGATAGCCCGCTTCGGCACGATTGACGCGCTCGTGAATAGCGCGGGTTATGGCTTGTTCGGTGCATTCGAATCCATTGACCGCCCGCATTTTCAACAGCAATTCGATGTCAATGTTTTTGGACTGATGGAGATGGTACGGGCAGTGCTACCCGTTTTTCGTGCGCAAAAAACCGGGGTGATTATCAATATCTCGTCCTACGGCGGCCAGGTGGCTTTACCATTTGCTACCGCCTATGCCGCCAGCAAATTTGCGGTGGAAGGATTTTCGGAGTCACTTTCCCATGAGCTTTATCCCCTGGGCATTACCGTCAAGATTGTCGAGCCGGGCAGCATTGCCACCAATTTCCGTAATTCCATGCAGTTCGTTCCCACCCAGATCGACGACTACTCCCCTGTCGTGTCCTCATTCTTTTCGCGATCAGCAACGCCGACCGCTCACCTGCAAAAAGCCACGGAAGAGCAGGTTGCACAAACGATCTATCTTGCAGCCACAGACGGTAAGCAGCAGTTGCGGTACGTAATTGGCGACGATGCACAGTTTTACATTGACCAAAAGTACAAGCAGACAGACGAGGCTTTTGTGACTGCAATCCGCGAATATTTTGTAAACTGAGGCGATTCCAAATCACCCTCCTACCATTTCTGACATGCAAAATCAGATCATTGACATCCGCTCGATCGCCCAGTTCAATGCACTGTACGACGCACCGGCACCCCGGCATCCGCTGATTACGGTAATTGATCTGGCGGCTTACGGGATTGGAAGCGAACAAAGGGAAGCCAGCTACCGGCTGGACCTGTACACCATGTACTTCAAGGAGACGGGCGGAAGCATGAAATATGGCAGGGCAAACTACGATTTTACCGAAGGCTCCGTGATGTTTACAGCGCCTGGGCAGGTGATAACACCCGGTCCGGCAGGCCCAGCCGGATCGGGCTGGGGTTTGTTTTTCCATAGCGATCTGGTCCATCCTTCGCCCCTCGGCCGGAAAATGGCTGATTATTCTTTCTTTCAATACCAGGCGAATGAGGCTTTACATGTTTCCGAAGAAGAGCGTAGAACACTGGAAGCATGCCTGGGAAATATCAGCAAGGAATATGCGCAGCACATCGACAAACATACGGCTGTATTGATCCGCAGCAACCTGGAACTGCTGCTCAACTACTGCGCACGCTTTTACGACAGGCAGTTTTACACCAGGGAAAAGGTGAATGCGGATATTGTCCAGCAGTTCGAAGCCTTGCTGGATGATTACTTCGGGCAGGACCACCTGATCGAAACCAGCCTGCCCGGGGTGGGCTATTTTGCAGGCCGGCTGAATTTGTCCCCGAATTACCTCACCGACCTGCTGCATCGTTTTACCGGCAAGGGTACTTTGGACCACATTCATGCCCATGTTATAGACCGGGCCAAAAACCTGCTTTGGGGTAGTGCCAAGCCGGTGAGCGAGATTGCCTACGAGCTGGGATTTACTTATCCTTCGCAATTCACGCGTTTATTTAAAAACAAAACTGGACAGTCCCCAAGCGACTTCCGCACCCGGGGCCTAGCCTGAAAATTAATGTCCGCAGGCTGAAAAATTGTTTGTAAATGCGTTTTGTAATAGAATCTTAAATCCATTGCTTCGATATCAGCCGGAAGCCTGTACCCTGCTCTTTAACATAATTAAAGCCGGGAATTTGAAATGAGGACCAGCAATCAGCAAGCGCTCCCGAGCGGCCATGATTAAAGCAGCCGATCTCATTCAACGCAAAGTTTATCCGGTAATGCCCCCGATGGTTAAATATAGTCTGACACCGGCCAGATAAGATTTAAATGAAGCACTCTCTGAATTGTTTGAATGGTCAGTAAAGAAGGCTGCTTCGGAAAAAAGCGGCTGATTCAGGTGGATTTACGTAGACTGACACCTGTTTTATGAATACGAATGAAGGTACTTTTTTAACTTAGTAACTCCGGTGCTTTTCTTTCTAATTACAATAAGCTCAGCCAATCAATGTACTTCCAGCTTATCATCCTTTGCGGGACTATCTTTCCGGCCAGAAAAAAAACCGATTCTCTGAAAGTAGATTGTATGTTTTTTCATTAAGTAACGAAATTTCTTTGCGGCTTTTTGCGGCTCAATTATCCCAAATTCAAAGTCATCTTTAAGCTGTAATAATTCTATCTTATACATAGAACCCCAAGAAGCACGTCTCGCAAAGTCGAAAGTTTTATCAACAATAATTACTAATCCGGGAGTGCCACTTACAACAGCTGTCCAAAGTTTACTGCCAAAAATGTATATATCCTGAGCAACAAATATGGCCGACGAAAAGCTTGCGATTATTGATATCCAGAGGAATGTGTGAGCCAGGCAGAAATCTATTGTCTCCCACCTTGACCGCAGGCGCAGTTCTTTTTTCAACTCATTTTTTACCTCCTGAGATTTTTCAGAGTAGTCATTCATTTTACATATATCTAAAGGTGGCATCAAAGTAAACTTACTGAAGGTGAGCAATTAAAGTCAAGCCGAATAATAACATTTCATCAAAGAAACAATCACGATTATGGCTCTACTACTGTGATGAGTATGAAAGTACATATTTTAAAAAGCTCCATTAAAGAATTTTAAGGAGTATGGTTGGTCAGGTGCCCGAAAACATCAACAACCCTGCTGACAACTACATGCTGGGAAGCGCACTCCAATTCCGCAATAAGAAAAATAACCAGGGTGAGTATACGTCTTGGAAAGAGCATTTGATCGTTTTAGTTTTCATTACCTGTACGCTGCGGCTGCTGTCCATGTTGCGAATGCGTGATTTGATGCCGGCCTGCCTATCTTTCAAATAGGCATATCACATTTTTTGTTTTGGTACGATCTTATACCATTTTCACAATCATGGTCTATACCAGACAATATGTCCTCTGTTGCTTATCAAACTCCGAGTGCTGCATCCGGGAAACTGCTTAATTTTAAATCAATGCGTCAATGAATTTTAATGGAAAAAATATCCTGGTTGTAGGCGGAAGCTCCGGCATCGGCTTGTCACTGGTTGAGTTCTTACACGAAAATAATGCGTCGGTGTATGTGATTTCAAGATCAAAGCCAGCCGAACTTCCCCAAGGTATCACACACTTACAGGCCGATGTGACCGGTGATCTTGGAGCGGTCAGCGGGTTTTTACCGGATCAGCTGCATGGCTTGGTCTATTCGGTCGGCAGCATTAACCTGAAACCATTCAACCGCCTGACGCCCGACGATTTTTTAAATGACTACCGCCTCAATGTGCTGGGCGCTGCGCAAATTATTCAGCACGCGGCAAAGCCATTAAAGAATGCAGCAGGCGCTTCGATCGTTTTGATCAGTTCGGTTGCAGCGAATACCGGGTTGCCTTACCACGCGAGTATCTCGGCAGCCAAAGGTGGCGTACAGGGATTGGCTATTTCGCTGGCTGCAGAGCTGGCTGGCCAGAAAACCCGGGTTAACGTAGTGGCTCCCTCCCTCACCGATACGCCCATGGCACAAAACCTGCTGAGCTCCCCCGAAAAGCGTGAAGCCTCTGCAAAAAGGCATCCGCTGGCCAGATATGGACAACCTGAGGATATCAGCAAGGCCATCGCATTTTTGTTGTCGGATGACAGCAGCTGGATAACCGGGCAGATCATCGGGATTGACGGAGGTTTGGGCAAACTGAAAACAGCGTAATATGGATACTGAGATAAAAAAGGGCAATCCCGACGTCATCATTATCGGTGCGGGATTAGCCGGATTAACAGCTGCAAAAGTGTTGAAGGCCGCTGGAAAATCAGTCAGAATACTGGAAGCATCCGACCGGCCGGGTGGCAGGGTGAGAACCGAGGAAGTGGATGGATTTCTGCTGGACAGAGGATTCCAGGTGTTGTTAACAGCCTACCCTGAAACGCAAAGGTTTCTAAATTACGAATCACTTGACCTGCAAAAATTTGATCCTGGTGCATTGATCTTAAATGAAACCGGCATTACAAAAATCGAAGATCCGCTCAGGAAGCCTGCTGCATTGATCAGCACACTGACATCATCCGCAGGAACACTGTCCGATAAACTCCGGATGCTGGGATTGAAGCTGAAACTGACTGGCAAAAGCATTGATGAGATATTTGCCAGCCATGAAGCAACTACTTTGGCCTATCTGAACGAATTTGGATTCAGCCAGCGGATGATTGGCCAGTTTTTCAAACCGTTTATGAGCGGTATTTTCCTGGAAGATCAGCTGAGCACTTCGAGCCGGATGTTTGAATTTGTATTTAAAATGTTCAGCCAGGATGCTACGGCAGTTCCCGCCAAAGGCATGGGCATGATTCCGATCCAGTTAGCCAGCGGACTTGCAGCCCATGAGATTGCATTTGATCAGAAAGTAGTATCTATAGACGGGAATAAAGTCACCACAGCTTTCGGGGAAGTCTGTGAAGCAACAAATATTCTCATCGCCACGAATGAGCTCAACATTCCGGGTCCGTTCCGGCAGGCACCCGCTTCTTTCCATTCGGTTACCAACATGTATTTTACCGCAGGCCGCACACCGTATGCGTTGCCATTGATTGCTTTAAATGCATTACCCAACAAACTGGTAAACAACATGGCTGTAATGAACCAGGTGGCGCCCCATTATTCCAAAAATGGCGATGCCTTAATTTCTTTATCGCTGATCGGAGACCATTCCGGCACAGATGCCGCTCAGTTACAATCAGAAGTGTTACGTGAACTCCATGCCTGGTTTCCGGATGCACTGCAATGGAAGCATTTGAAAACCTTTCATATCGACTACGCGCTACCCAATGATGATACCGTAATTGACGAGCCTGCCAACCATGCAAACCGGCTAAACGAGGAATGTTTTATTTGCGGGGACCATCTCCTGAACGGCTCAATCAACGCCGCCATGAAGAGCGGGAGGCTCGCGGCGGAAGCGATTATTACAAGCCAGAAATAATACTTAAAATGAAAATCAAACGAGCCGATTACATCTCCTAACTTATTAACTGCGTTCATCCTCACCACTATTTGCCTAAGATGTAATCTTTAAACATAAGGTGAGGAACTGAATGTCAAAGTGCTTAGTGTTAACGAAAACAGCATTTCCTTTTCCTACCCTGATGAAACAACCGTTAATACCATTGGCAAGCCATTGGTTGCAAAGATCAAATATGAATCAGGCAGGGAGGAAATGGTCAGTGAGATGGTTACGATAGATGGTGAAGATGGATGGCAAAACGTTTTGATTACAAACAATCGTAATGACATTGTCGGGCTGAAACGATTGGGTGAAATAAAAAGCAAAGCTGGCGGATATGCGTCATTGCGCACCACACAAGGCAGTGACAGAAAAGCTACTGAAAGAATTAAGCGGGAAGCTGCAAAACGTGGCGGCCACCTTGTTTATATTCAGCAGCATGAGACTACTGGCGGATCTTATGGAAAAAACCCGGAAAGTTTTCAGTCAGGTGTGGCCTACGGATATTAAGCAATTAGGTGTAGCATGACGGAGAAATTGGTTGTGATGGTGCAATTAAGACAATGCAAGTCTGTCCGCACCCCTACTGGATCGAAATACGCTGCGCCTGATAGTTCCCTACCTTGATAATATAACTGCCAGGAGCCAGGTGTGACGGGCATTCGATGGTTCCTTCACCTGCACGCAGCACGAGCCGATTTTGTACCAGGATCGACTTTCCATGGATATCCAGAATCGCTACGCTG harbors:
- a CDS encoding cation diffusion facilitator family transporter; translated protein: MSSSKTSIYSALGANLLISVTKFVAGSFSNSASMISEGIHSLVDTVNQLLLLLGISRSHKEPDATHPFGYGKELYFWSFIVSILIFGLGGGLSVYQGIIHIIRPEALGNPKLSYIVLVLSILFEGTSLVIAAKEFNHVKGDLGWWEAIVKSKDPSTFLVLFEDLAAVIGLVIVGVCLYLGHLLNMPVLDGVASLLVGILLIIVSIILARESRSLLMGEGVARETKVKIKALVDEVNGVVSVPEILSNYLSPNEIVMIVMVVFRDDMTSAEINAAIHEIRSKIKEKSALVKFVFVQPTDHLYLNSFFPGRSSSRSDRPV
- a CDS encoding SDR family oxidoreductase, which encodes MKKTVLVTGASSGIGRQTARLFRQNGWNVIASMRNPENETELNALENVWVSRLDVTDQASIDRTISEGIARFGTIDALVNSAGYGLFGAFESIDRPHFQQQFDVNVFGLMEMVRAVLPVFRAQKTGVIINISSYGGQVALPFATAYAASKFAVEGFSESLSHELYPLGITVKIVEPGSIATNFRNSMQFVPTQIDDYSPVVSSFFSRSATPTAHLQKATEEQVAQTIYLAATDGKQQLRYVIGDDAQFYIDQKYKQTDEAFVTAIREYFVN
- a CDS encoding helix-turn-helix domain-containing protein translates to MQNQIIDIRSIAQFNALYDAPAPRHPLITVIDLAAYGIGSEQREASYRLDLYTMYFKETGGSMKYGRANYDFTEGSVMFTAPGQVITPGPAGPAGSGWGLFFHSDLVHPSPLGRKMADYSFFQYQANEALHVSEEERRTLEACLGNISKEYAQHIDKHTAVLIRSNLELLLNYCARFYDRQFYTREKVNADIVQQFEALLDDYFGQDHLIETSLPGVGYFAGRLNLSPNYLTDLLHRFTGKGTLDHIHAHVIDRAKNLLWGSAKPVSEIAYELGFTYPSQFTRLFKNKTGQSPSDFRTRGLA
- a CDS encoding winged helix-turn-helix transcriptional regulator, whose translation is MIKAADLIQRKVYPVMPPMVKYSLTPAR
- a CDS encoding SDR family NAD(P)-dependent oxidoreductase, with product MNFNGKNILVVGGSSGIGLSLVEFLHENNASVYVISRSKPAELPQGITHLQADVTGDLGAVSGFLPDQLHGLVYSVGSINLKPFNRLTPDDFLNDYRLNVLGAAQIIQHAAKPLKNAAGASIVLISSVAANTGLPYHASISAAKGGVQGLAISLAAELAGQKTRVNVVAPSLTDTPMAQNLLSSPEKREASAKRHPLARYGQPEDISKAIAFLLSDDSSWITGQIIGIDGGLGKLKTA
- a CDS encoding NAD(P)/FAD-dependent oxidoreductase, translated to MDTEIKKGNPDVIIIGAGLAGLTAAKVLKAAGKSVRILEASDRPGGRVRTEEVDGFLLDRGFQVLLTAYPETQRFLNYESLDLQKFDPGALILNETGITKIEDPLRKPAALISTLTSSAGTLSDKLRMLGLKLKLTGKSIDEIFASHEATTLAYLNEFGFSQRMIGQFFKPFMSGIFLEDQLSTSSRMFEFVFKMFSQDATAVPAKGMGMIPIQLASGLAAHEIAFDQKVVSIDGNKVTTAFGEVCEATNILIATNELNIPGPFRQAPASFHSVTNMYFTAGRTPYALPLIALNALPNKLVNNMAVMNQVAPHYSKNGDALISLSLIGDHSGTDAAQLQSEVLRELHAWFPDALQWKHLKTFHIDYALPNDDTVIDEPANHANRLNEECFICGDHLLNGSINAAMKSGRLAAEAIITSQK